In one window of Cryptococcus depauperatus CBS 7841 chromosome 3, complete sequence DNA:
- a CDS encoding translation initiation factor eIF-1A, protein MPKNKGKGGKNNRRGKKEDGENKRELVFKEDGQEYAQVVKMLGNGRLEAKCQDGESRLAQIRGQMRKKVWIVVGDIILLSLRDFQDDRADTFNLLKARRVQLVMVKKEELNLRRLILTTSSLLACFVSTLHASRHPI, encoded by the exons ATGCCCAAG AACAAGGGAAAa GGTGGCAAAAACAACCGCcgtggaaagaaagaggatggagaaaaTAAGCGAGaacttgttttcaaagaagatggtcAAG AGTACGCACAGGTAGTAAAGATGCTTGGAAACGGAAGATTAGAAGCCAAATGCCAGGATGGCGAAAGTCGTCTGGCTCAGATCCGAGGtcagatgaggaagaag GTTTGGATTGTCGTTGGTGATATTATCCTTCTCTCCCTCCGAGACTTCCAAGACGATCGTGCAGAT ACTTTCAACTTGTTGAAGGCCAGGAGGGTGCAGTTAGTGAtggtgaagaaggaggagtTGAATTTGAGGAGGCTGATATTGACGACATCT AGTTTGCTGGCTTGTTTTGTATCAACGTTACATGCATCTCGCCATCCTATCTAG